A stretch of Anoplopoma fimbria isolate UVic2021 breed Golden Eagle Sablefish chromosome 4, Afim_UVic_2022, whole genome shotgun sequence DNA encodes these proteins:
- the LOC129089972 gene encoding F-box/LRR-repeat protein 12-like — translation MDEFKACNLDYFPENILIDVLSYLSVRELVRAGRVCKRWKRLVKDQRLWRFVDLTAWKGVTSRILWLLLRQYLGCGLRCLRLRGLLLSARGGTFLSESWLKALSTKCPRLSKLYLLHADLRSLPSCQLLPKSLQVLELRGCELPREFFNQTPTSPSGSQERAEATSSVGAQQQGRHRKGKGIGSPSGIGIGRLVLNNVPSFTDQHLQSLTSWERLSRLELRDTFRVTANGLRSSAAKEGVCGVEGLSRLKFLEIGITGRQGYQLQMASLGLGAGWLGLEELSLGGKEVGPGLLCASRLKDLKCLCLWACTLSEMQIVRSCRMLRGLSRMEFLDVTFQPRQCPPAVEGEGGGSGDEQDNEEAAGGDNSNDENRTLDMNDPIPSLRRSLAVLLPSCTLVFTNCSVQISAD, via the exons ATGGATGAATTTAAAGCCTGTAACCTGGACTACTTtccagaaaacattttaattgacGTGTTGTCGTATCTGAGCGTACGAGAGCTGGTCAGAGCCGGAAG AGTGTGTAAGAGGTGGAAACGGCTTGTGAAAGACCAAAGGCTGTGGAGATTTGTCGATCTGACTGCATGGAAAGGG GTGACATCCCGCATACTCTGGCTCCTGCTGCGTCAGTACCTGGGTTGTGGACTAAGGTGCCTACGACTGCGTGGGTTGCTGCTTTCTGCCAGAGGGGGCACCTTTCTATCTGAGTCATGGCTCAAAGCTTTGTCGACAAAGTGCCCTCGCCTAAGTAAGCTCTATCTTCTGCACGCAGACTTGAGAAGCCTTCCGAGTTGCCAGCTCCTACCTAAGTCTTTGCAGGTGCTGGAGCTGCGTGGCTGTGAGCTGCCTCGTGAATTTTTCAACCAGACTCCCACTTCCCCTTCTGGTTCCCAGGAAAGGGCAGAAGCCACATCCAGTGTTGGTGCTCAACAACAAGGAAGGCATCGAAAAGGAAAAGGGATTGGCTCTCCATCAGGGATTGGTATTGGGCGGTTAGTCCTTAACAATGTGCCCTCTTTCACGGACCAGCATCTGCAGAGTCTGACATCATGGGAGAGGCTCAGTCGTTTGGAGCTCCGCGACACCTTTCGTGTGACTGCTAACGGGCTCAGGAGCTCTGCTGCCAAGGAGGGCGTTTGTGGGGTGGAGGGCCTTTCCAGGCTCAAGTTTCTGGAAATAGGCATCACTGGGCGGCAAGGTTATCAGTTACAGATGGCCTCCCTCGGCCTTGGGGCAGGATGGCTCGGACTGGAGGAACTGAGTCTGGGGGGCAAAGAGGTGGGGCCCGGCTTGCTGTGTGCCAGCCGCCTGAAGGACCTGAAGTGTCTGTGCCTGTGGGCCTGCACACTCAGCGAGATGCAGATAGTGCGGAGCTGCAGGATGCTCCGAGGGCTCAGCCGGATGGAGTTTTTGGATGTGACCTTCCAGCCTCGGCAGTGTCCACCAGCTGTGGAGGGGGAGGGTGGTGGTAGTGGAGATGAGCAGGACAATGaggaagctgcaggaggagacaaCAGTAATGATGAGAACAGGACACTAGACATGAACGATCCTATTCCAAGTTTGCGTCGCTCACTGGCTGTCCTGCTGCCATCCTGCACACTCGTTTTCACCAACTGCTCTGTTCAGATCAGTGCAGACTAA
- the cops6 gene encoding COP9 signalosome complex subunit 6 gives MAAGLTGSVSVALHPLVILNISDHWIRIRSQEGRPMQVIGALIGKQEGRNIEVMNSFELLSHTIDERVHIDKEYYYTKEEQFKQVFKEMEFLGWYTTGGPPDASDIHIHKQVCEIIESPLFLKLNPMTKHTDLPVSVYESVIDIINGEATMLFAELTYTLATEEAERIGVDHVARMTATGTGENSTVAEHLIAQHSAIKMLHSRVKIILEYVKAVESGEVPFNHEILREANALCHRLPVLSTIKFKTDFYDQCNDVGLMAYLGTITKTCNSMNQFINKFNVLYDRQGIGRRMRGLFF, from the exons ATGGCCGCAGGGCTCACCGGAAGCGTTTCCGTGGCCTTACACCCTCTGGTTATCCTCAACATATCCGACCACTGGATACGCATCCGCTCACAAGAGGGACGGCCAATGCAGG TGATTGGCGCCCTGATTGGGAAGCAGGAGGGAAGAAACATCGAGGTGATGAACTCCTTTGAGTTGCTGTCTCACACCATAGATGAGCGAGTGCATATTGACAAGGAGTACTACTACACCAAGGAGGAACAAT TCAAACAGGTCTTTAAAGAGATGGAGTTCTTGGGCTGGTACACCACAGGCGGCCCACCTGACGCATCAGACATCCACATCCACAAGCAG gtgtgtgaGATTATTGAGAGCCCTCTCTTCCTCAAGCTCAACCCAATGACCAAGCACACAGAT ctTCCTGTTAGTGTTTATGAATCTGTGATTGACATCATCAATGGCGAG gctaCCATGTTGTTTGCTGAGCTGACGTACACTCTGGCCAcagaagaagcagagagaatCGGTGTTGACCACGTCGCTCGAATGACAGCCACTGGCACAGGAGAAAACTCAACAG TTGCCGAACACCTTATAGCCCAGCACAGTGCGATAAAGATGCTCCACAGCCGGGTGAAGATCATTCTGGAGTACGTCAAAGCCGTCGAATCAG GAGAGGTGCCATTTAACCACGAGATCCTTCGAGAAGCCAACGCCCTGTGCCACAGATTGCCGGTCCTCAGTACCATCAAATTCAAAACGGACTTCTATGAT CAATGTAACGACGTGGGCCTCATGGCCTACTTAGGCACCATCACCAAGACCTGCAACAGTATGAACCAGTTCATCAACAAGTTCAACGTTCTGTACGACAGACAGGGAATTGGCCGGAGGATGAGAGGACTCTTCTTTTGA